The DNA sequence ACCTTGAGCCGGATGACCCGCGCCCGGGTCGGCGGCTCGACGGCGAGCTTCTCCAGCCCGGCGATCGCACCGGCGGCGACGATCTGGCCGGCGCCGTTGCGGTTGGCGGGGTGCAGCCCGTGCGTCTCCAGCGCGGCGAGCACCTCGTCCGGGTCACCGCCGAGCACGGCGGCCATCCCGGTCGGCTCCAGCGCGCAGGCGGCGGCCATCTCCCGCCCGCGTACGCCGGCGAGCGTCACGGCCGCCTCGGCGGGCAGCACCCCGGCCAGGGCGGCGGCGCCCAGCTCGCCGACGCTGTGGCCGGCGACCAGCCGGACGTCGTGCATCGGCAGGTGCTCGGCCGCGAGCAGCGCGGCGGCGACCAGCAACGGCTGGGTGCGGGCGGTGTCCTTGATCTCGTCCGCGTCCGCCTCGGTGCCGAGGTGGATCAGGTCGACCCCGGCCAGCGCCGACCACCAGCGCAGGCGCGCCTCGGCACCGGCGAGGTCGAGCCAGGGGTTCAGGAAACCGGGCTTCTGTGAACCCTGTCCGGGGGAGAGTACGGCGAGCACGTGTACGACTCTGACGGATACTCGCGGGTCGCGCTGTAACGCACGGCACCAAACCGCACTAGAAGCTTTAGAGGAAACCTACAAAGATCGGCGTCGGTCGTCGCCGCTCTGGGTGGCTTTCCGACCCCCTGGGCTCGCTGTCTGGTTCGGGACCGGTGCGACGGCCGGTACCACCGGGTCGAGCCGGCCGACGGTCACCGCGACCTGGAGCGCGAAGGCGTCCCGCGGGGCGAGCGGGGAGAAGCCGGTCACCTCGGCGATCCGCTTCAGCCGGTAACGCACGGTGTTCGGGTGCACGAACAGGGCCCGGGCCGCGCTCTCCAGCGTGCCGCCGGCGGCGAAGAACGCGTCAAGCGTCTCCAGCAGCTCGCCGCCGCCGGCGCGGGCCAGCGCCGCGTACACGTCGTGGCGCAGCCGGCGGCGGGCCTCGGCGTCGCCGGCCAGCGCCCGCTCCGGCAGCAGCTCCCCGGCGGCGACCGGGCACGGCGCGGTCGGCCAGGCCGGCGCCGCCCGGAAACCGGCGAGCGCGGCCCGCGCGGACTCGGTCGCCTCGTCGAGGCTGGGCACCGCCGGGCCGACCACCACCGGCCCGTCGCCGAACGCGGTACGCAGCTGCCCGGTGGCCGCCAGCGGGTCGGCCGCCCCGCCCAGCACGATCACCAAGCGGTCGCCGTGCACGCCGCCGATCACCTCGACGCCGATGCGTCGGGCCTGCCGGTAGACGGTGTGCAGGACGGCCGACACCTCACCGCCGGGGGAACGGCCCACCGCCACCGCCACCGGCGGCGCGTCCGACCAGCCCAGCGCCGCGGCCCGGCTGGCCAGCACGTCCGGCGAGTCGCCGCGCAGCAGCGCGTCCACCAGCAACGCCTGCAACCGGGCGTCCCAGGAGCCACGGGTCTCGGCGGCCCGGGCGTACACCCGGGCGGCGGCGAACGCGATCTCCCGGGAGAAGCGCAGCACCGCCTCCCGCAGCGACTGCTCCTCGCCCGGCACCGCCAGGTCGGACACCTGCTCCTCGACGACCTCGATGGTCACCTTGATCAGCGCCACGGTCTGCTGGAGGCTGATCGAGCGGGCGAGCGCCTGCGGCGCGGCGGCGAAGACCTCGTCCGACACCTCCTGGGTGCGGTCGGTCGCGCCGCCACCCTGGCGCAGCCACTGCACCAGCGACCGCACGCCGGCCTGGGCCACCAGCATCACCCAGGAACGCTGGTCGGCCGGCAGCTCCCGGAACCACAGCAGGCTCTCGTCCATCCGGGCCACGCTGGCGGTGGCCAGGCTGCCCGCGGCCCGCTCGATGCGGCGCAGCGTGGCCGACGTCTCGGTACCGCCCGGTTCGCTCACCGCACCAGCCTGACATGGCCTGACCAGCGGATCCACTTCGAGTTGGCGACGGCGCCGTCGACGGGCGATCTCCACCGGTACGCGCTGACGATCTCGTCGGGCCGGGCCAGTACGGTGTCAGGGCGCGTCGGGGCGTTCCGTCCGACGGGCGAGGGCGAAGGGTGAGGGGGACCGGGATGGCGCACGGGGAGGCCGAGCACGGCTGCGCTCAGCACGAGCACTGCCGGCCGGGCCACGACCAGCCGCGCCGCTCGGGTGTGGCCCACTCGGGCGAGCCGGCCGCCGGGTGGTCGCCGGAGCGCGCCGACGACGAGCCGGCGGCGCCGCGTCAGCGGGTCGTCGAGCCGGCCTATCCCGCGGCCGAGCCGGCGCCGGCCCAGGGCTGCCGCAGCGACCAGGCCGGCTGGGCGGGCGGCCACCGGCACGGCGCGGTGCGTCCGGGCAACCGCACGAGCCGCCGGGAACGGCCGCCGCGCCGCTGGTGCTGACCACGCGGGGCCCGTCCGGCGGTTAGCGTGGGTGGGTGAGGGCGATGGCGATCGACGAGTACGGCCCGGCCGACCGGCTCACCGCACGTGAGCTGCCCACACCGCCGGTCGGGCCGGACACGGTCCTGGTGCGGGTGCGGGCCGCGGGGGTCAACCCGGTCGACGGGAAAATCCGGGCGGGGCACCTGGCCGGCGCGTTCCCGACCCACTTTCCGCTGGTGCCGGGGTGGGACGCCGCCGGGGTGGTGGAGGCGGTCGGTCCGGCGGTGTCCGGTTTCGGCGTCGGCGACGAGGTGATCGGCTACGTCCGTCGTGACGACGTGCAGCACGGCACGTACGCGGAGCTGGTCCCGGCGCCGGAGCGGTGCCTGGCCGACAAGCCGGTGCGGGCGTCCTGGCCGGAGGCGGCCGGGCTGCCGCTGGCCGGGCTCACCGCCTACCAGGCACTGCAACTGGCCCGCACCGGCGCCGGTGACACCGTGCTGGTGCACGGCGCGGCCGGCGGGGTGGGACACCTCGCGGTGCAGGTGGCGCGCGCGCTCGGCGCCGACCGGGTGGTCGGCACGGCGAGCGAGGCGAACCACGACTTCGTCCGGTCGCTGGGCGCGGAGCCGGTGAGCTACGGCGACGGCCTGCCGGACCGGGTCCGCGCGGTCGCGCCGGACGGCGTCGACGTGGTGCTGGACCTGTTCGGGGGCGACGCGCTCGACGCCTCCGCCGAGCTGATCGGCCGGCCGGGACGGCTGGTCTCCACCGCCGACCCCGAGCACGTGACCCGCCTCGGCGGCGCGTACGTCTTCGTCAAGCCGTCGACGGTCGACCTGGGCGTGCTCGCCGGGCTGGTCGACGCCGGCCGGCTCACCGTGCACGTGGCCCGGACGTTCCCGCTCACCGACGCCGCCGAGGCGCAGCGGCTGGTGGAGGCGGGGCACGTCCGGGGCAAGGTGGTGTTGACGCTCTGAGCATGGGTGACCGCACCGAGCCAAGCGAGGGCCGGAGCGCATGCCCAGCCGACACAGCCGGGGCTCAGCGGGTGCGGCGGCGCACCAAAAGCGCGATGCCGGCCAGTCCGACGGTGATGACCAGCACCACGCCGATGTTGAGCAGCAGCAGCCGCTGCAACTCGCCGAGCGCGGTGTCGAGGCCCTCCGCCGGGTCTAGCGCGTCCTCCGGCAGGACCCGCTCGCCGCCGCCGATGCCGCCGGAGAGCGTGTCGAACCGGGGTGCCAGCGGCACGCCGACAGCGCGCAGCGTCTCGGACATGTTGAGGCGCCCGAAGAACCAGCCGGCCCGGGGGTGGCTCAGGTCGGGCTGCTTGGCCGGCCGGTAGACCCGGGGACCGCCCTTGGCCAACGGGAAGAGGTCGTAGGTGTTCTTCGGGCTGCCGGCGGCGAGCACCACCACCGTGTACTTCGGACCGAGGTCCTTGGCCGCCGGGCCGCGCAGCTGACCGGTCGTCCCCAGCCACTCGACCTGGTCGACGATCATGGTGACCTCGGCCGGGCGGGTGTCGGCCCGCAACTGCAACGGCTGGTCGAGCTGGTCGCCGGTGATGTCCACCCCGGCCGGGGCGAGTTTCGGCTTCGGCGCGGCCTGGGCCACCGTCGTGCCGGTGAGGGCCAGCGCGCAGGCCAGCACCGCCGCCCCGGCCACGACGGCCAGCAGCCGCCTCACCTTCCGGACCATCGCCGCCTCCTCGCCCCGTTCGATGGCTGGCTTCCGCTACCGGTCACACTGGACCCGCCCACCACAAAGACTCCGCAGAACGTCGCGTGGTTGCAGTAGATGGAAGAGTATTTGGAACTATCTGCGAGCTGAGACCGACCAATGAGCGGTCGAAGATCAGCGGCCGGATCTTACCCGGACGGAGGGGCTCATGGGGGGCAGGACTGCCCGTACGACACGTACCTGGCTGGCGGTGCTCGGGCTGGCGGCGGGGGTGTCGCTGCTGCTGCCGGCAGCGCCGGCCGCCGCGCACAACTCGTTGACCGGCAGCGACCCGGCCAACGGGGCCCGGGTGGCCACCGCCCCGAAGCGGATCGAGCTGCGCTTCCTGGCCACGCCGAAGGAGGCCACCACGAAGGTCACCGTCACCGGGCCGGACAACGTGGCCGCCGCGGGCGGACCGCCGACGTTCTCCGGCAAGCGGGTGAGCGTGCCGTTCGAGCCCGCCGCGGCCGGGCTCTACATCGTGGCCTATCAGCTCGCGTCCGACGACGGGCATCCGATCAAGGGGGAGATCCGGTTCACGCTGACCACCGGCACCCCGGCGGAGACACCGTCGACGCCCACCAGCACCGCACCGACCACCGCGACGCCGCCCACCAGCGCCGCGCCGTCGCCGGCGAGCCCGACCCCCGCAGCCGCCGCCGCGGACGACGACGGGGGTACGGGTTGGCTGTGGGCGGCCGGCGCGGTCGTGGTGCTGGCCGCGTTGGGCGGCGGCCTGCTGCTGCGTCGCCGCGCCGCCCGCGGCTGACCGGGCCGGGCACGCTGATCGGCCGGGAACGCTGATCGGCCGGGCACACTGATCGGCCGGCACGCTGGTCGGCCGGGCACTCGGCGGCATGCCGGTCCACCCGGAGGCGTCTGCTCGCCGGTCACGGTGCGTGACGCGGCGGGACAGACCTCTACCGCATCTCGTTATGCCTCCTGGTCATAAATATGACCAGGAGGCATAACGCGCGAAAGGGCATCCGTTTCCGGCGCGCGATACGCCGAGGCGTCACCCGCACCTCCGCGGCGGCACCGTGGCTCAGACCAGGCGTACCCGGGCGGCGCGTAGCCGGGTCAGCGTCCGGTCGCGACCGAGCACCTCCAGGGACTCGAACAGCGGCAGCCCGACGGTGCGGCCGGTGACCGCCACCCGGACCGGCGCCTGCGCCTTGCCCAGCTTCAGCCCGCGCTCCGCGCCGACCGCCTCCAGCGTGGCCTTCAGCGCCTCGGCGTCCCAGGTTTCCAGCGTGTCGAACGCGGCGATCGCGGCGTCCAGCAGCTCGGCGGCGCCCTCCTTCATCGCCTTCGCCCAGGCCGCCTCGTCGATCAGCGGGTCGGCGAGGAAGAGGAAGTCGACGTTCGGCACGATCTCGCTGAGCACCGCGATGCGGGTCTGTGCCAGCGGGGCCACCGCGGCGAACGCGGCCGGGTCGAACTCGGCCGGCTGCCACGGCGGCGGGGCGATCGTGTCGGTGCCGGTGAGCCACGGCTGGCACGCGGCGACGAACTCCTCGACCGGCAGGGCCCGGATGTACTCCCCGTTGAAGGCACGCAGCTTCTTCTCGTCGAAGAAGGCCGGGGAGGGGTTGACCTCGTCGAGCCGGAACTCGTCCTCGATCACCGACCAGGGCACGATCTCCCGGTCACCCGACGGCGCCCAGCCGAGCAGCATCAGGTAGTTGCGCATCGCGTCGGCGAGGTAGCCCTCGTCCCGGTACGCCTCCAGGGCGACCTTGTCCCGCCGCTTGGACAGCTTCTGCCGCTTCTCGTTGACCACCACGGGCACGTGCGCCCAGACCGGCGGCTTGACCCCGAGCGCGTCCCACAGCAGCTGCTGCTTCGGGGTGTTCGGCAGGTGCTCCTCGGCCCGGATCACGTGGGTGATCCCCATGGTCATGTCGTCGACCACGTTGGCCAGCAGGAAGACCGGTGAGCCGTCGCCGCGGGCGATGACGAAGTCCTCGATCAGCTTGTTCTCGAACGTCGGCTCGCCGCGGATCAGGTCGACCACCACGGTCTCGCCCTCGTCCGGGGTGCGGAAGCGCAGCGCCCGGCCCTCTCCCGCGGACAGGCCGCGATCCCGGCAGAAGCCGTCGTAGCCGCGGTGCTGCGGGCCGGTACGCGCCTGCACGTCCTCGCGGGTGCAGTCGCAGTAGTACGCCCGGCCCCCCTCGTGCAGCCGCTGCGCGGCGGCGCGGTGCTCACCCGCGTACGAGGACTGGAAGTAGGGGCCCTCGTAGCTGCCGCGGGTGATGCCGATCCAGTCGAGCGCGGAGAGGATGCCCTCGGTCCACTCGGGCCGGTTGCGGGCCGCGTCGGTGTCCTCGACGCGGAGCACGAACACCCCGCCCTGCTGCTTGGCGAAGATCCAGTTCTGCAACGCCGAGCGGGCGCCGCCGACGTGGAACATTCCGGTCGGGGAGGGGGCGAAGCGTACACGTACCGTCACGTCCCCCAGCCTACGGCGGGCCGCGACCGCTTTCCGGCAGGGGGCCCGGTCAGGGCACCGCCCTGATCTTCACGACCAGCGCGCTGCCGAGCAGCGTGACGGCCGCGGTGACCGCATAGAGCGCCGGGTAGCCGCCCAGATGGACCACGATCGGGGCGGAGAGCGCCGGCCCCAGCACCTGCGGCGCGGAGTTGGCGATGTTGATCACGCCGAGGTCCTTGGCCCGGTCGGTGGCGGCCGGCAGCACCTGGGTGATCAACGCGGCGTCCACCGCCAGGTAGACGCCGTAACCGGCGCCGAGCAGCAGCGCGGCGACGATCGCCATCGACCAGACCGGCGCCACCGCCAGCAACGTCGCCGCCACCGCCATGATCAGCCCGGACACGATCACGAAGACCTTGCGTCGCCCCGAGCGGTCGGAGAGCCGCCCGGCCACCACGGCGGTGAGCATCATGCCCACGGTGTAGAGCAGGATCAGCACCAGCAGCGAGCCCTCGGGGTCGGCCACCCGCACCCCGTCGGTGAGGAAGTACAGCAGGTAGAGCGTGCCGAGCGCGTTGCCCAACTGCACCAGGAACCGGGTGAACCAGGCCCAGGCGAAGTCGGGATGGCGACGCGGGCTGATCCACATCGAGGCGAGCAGGGCGCGCGCCCGCAGCGGCGGCCGGTGCTCCCGGGGCAGCGGGTCGTCCTGGGTGAGCAGCGCGAACGGCAGCGACAGCAGCAGCACGGCGAGCGCGATCGCGGCGTACCCGGCGGCGTTGCCGGTCACCACGGCGGTGACCAGCACCGCGCCGAGCACCAGGCCCAGCGCCTGCGGGATGCCCACCCAGCCGGAGACGCCGCCGCGCTGCGCCACCGGCACCCGGTCCGGGATCGCGGCGGTGAGGCTGGCCAGCATGGCGTTGAAACAGACCTGCGCGGCCACCCAGGCCACCGCCACCCCGGCGATGCTGTCCTGCCGGGCCAGCAGCACCAGCGCGAGCGCGCCGACCACCGCGCCGGTCGCGGTCCAGACGTGCCGGCGGCCGAAGTGCCGGTTCGCCAGCCGCAGCGAGGTGCGGTCCGACAGCGCCCCGGCGAGCGGGTTGGCGAGCACCGCGGCGAGCGCGCCGATGCCGGTGACGACCGCCAGCATGGCCTCCTTGTCACCCGGCGCGATGCGTTCCACCTGCTGCGGCAGCAGCACCTGGATCGGCGTGAAGAACGCCATCCAGACGCCCAGGTTGGCGGCGAAGATCAGCGCGATCCAGCTCCGCCGGACCGGCACGGTCGGTTCGGCGAGCGCCGCCGGCAGCGAGGCCGGCGTCGGGTTCACCGTGGTCATCGCCGGGCCAGGTCCCGGAACCAGGCGTACGACGACTTCGGGGTACGCCGCTGCGTCGGGTAGTCGACGTGCACCAGGCCGAACCGCTTGGTGAACCCCTCGGCCCACTCCCAGTTGTCCAGCAGCGACCAGACGAAGTACCCGGTCACCGGCACGCCCGCGGCGATCGCCTCGTGCACCGCGCGCACGTGTCCGTCCAGGTACGCGATCCGCTCCGGGTCGTGCACCCGGCCCTGCGCGTCCGGCGCGTCGTCGTACGCGCAGCCGCTCTCGGTGACCTGGACCGGCGGCAGCGCGTCGCCGTACCGGTCGTGGAGCTGGAGCAGCAGCTCGCGCAGCCCGTCCGGGGCCACCGGCCAGTCGAACGCGGTGCGCGGGTAGCCGTCCAGCGGCACCATCTCGAACGGCAGCGGCGAGCCCTCCTCGGGGGCCCGGATGCCGGTCGGGTTGTAGTAGTTCACGCCGAGCACGTCGATCGGGGCGGCCAGCACGTCCAGGTCGCCGTCGTGGACCACGGCCGGGTCGAGGCCGGGCGCGTCGGGGTAGCCGCGGCCGAGCAGCGGGTCGGTGAAGAGCCGGTTGTGCAGCGCGTCGTACGCCTGCGCGGCGGCCCGGTCGGCGTCGGTGTCCCCGACCTGCCGCACCGGTGAGTAGTTGTTGGCGATCGCCACCGGGCTCGCGGTGCGGGCGCGCAACGCGGCGACCGCGAGGCCGTGCCCGAGGAGCTGGTGGTGGGCCACCGGGAAGACGTCGAAGAGCAGCATCCGGCCGGGCGCGTGCGTGCCGATGCCGTGCCCGAGGCTCATGTGGATGAACGGTTCGTTGAGCGTGATCCACAGCTTCACCCGGTCGCCGAGGCGGGCCGCGGTCAGGTCGGCGTACTCGGCGAAGCGGGCGGCGGTGTCCCGGTTCAGCCAGCCGCCGGCGTCCTCCAGCGCCTGCGGCAGGTCCCAGTGGAAGAGCGTGGCGACCGGGTCGACGCCGGCGGCGAGCAGGCCGTCCACCAGCCGGTCGTAGAAGTCCAGCCCGGCCGCGTGGGCCGGGCCGGCGCCGGTGGGCTGGACGCGGGGCCAGGCGATCGAGAACCGGTACGCGGACACGCCCAGCCCGGCCAGCAGCGCGGTGTCCTCGGCGTGCCGGTGGTAGTGGTCGCACGCCTCGTCGCCGGTGCTGCCGTCGACGATCCGGCCCGGGTCGTGGGCGAACGTGTCCCAGATGGAGGGTCCCCGGCCGTCGACCGTGGTCGCGCCCTCGATCTGGTACGCGGAGGTGGACACCCCCCAGCGGAAGCCGGCGGGGAAGTCGGGCATCGGCACGGTCGTCAATTCACCCTCCCGAGACGTGAAGCTTGTTCGCGACTCTAGGGCTCGGGAGAACGCCGCGCCATAGGCCGGGACGGCGGGCGACACAAGGGCGGTTCGGCGTGTCTTAGCCGATCCCGTCCGCTTAAGTCCGATTTACACATAGAGTGCCGAATATCGCGGATGTAGTTTTAGGTGGGGGAAAGACGCTCATGATCCTCGTGGAACGCAGCGCACACGTGGCGGCGCCGGTGGAAGTGGTCTGGGACGTCGTGCAGCGCGCCGAGCAGCTGCCGGCCTGGCTGGCGGGGGTCCGTGCGGCCGAGGTCCTCTCCGGGGAGGGGTTCGGCCGGCGGCAGCTCGTCCAGGCCGGACGCGGTGCCGCGCACGAGGCCGAAGTGATCGCCTATCAGGAGCCGACGCTGATCGGCTGGCGCGAACGGGCCAAGGGCGCCGGCGCCCGGGCCGAGGCGCGTACCGAGATCTACGTCCAGCTCACCGAGGACGACGAGGCCGGCGGCACCGTGGTCCGGCTGATCGTCGTGCGGTGGCCCGCCGGGCCGGTCAAGGCCGCACTGCTGCGGCTCGGCCTGCGTCGGGTGGGCGCCGACCTGGAGGACTCGCTGGCCCGGCTGACCGACCTGGCCGCCGTCGGCTGACCGGATCGCAGTCCCGGCGTCGCCCGCAACGGTGATGGTCCGGCATCCCGGCCAGGGACGCCGGACCATCGTCGTGTCCGACCGCTGTGCGGTGCCCGCGTCGCGGTACCGCCCGACGTCTCGCACCGCCGTCGGCGGTGAGAAGGGGCCCCTTCTCTACCGGAGGCGTTGAGAAGGGGCCCCTCCTTTCACACCTAGCTGTCGCCGCCGGTCTCGCCGACCGGGGCGGCGGTGACGTCGTCCAGCGCGTACTTGCGGGCGGCGTCGGCCGGCACGTGGGCCGGGACCGCGCCCCGCAGCGCGAGCTGCCGCAGCGTGGCGACCGCGATCGACTCGGCGTCCACGTGGAAGTGGCGGCGCAGCGCGTGCCGGGTGTCCGACATGCCGAAGCCGTCGGTGCCGAGCGAGGTGTAGTCGCCCGGTACCCAGCGCGCGATCAGGTCCGGTACCGCGCGCATCCAGTCGCTGACCGCGACCTTCGGGCCGTCCGCGTCGGCCAGCTTCCGCTGGATGTACGGCACCCGCTGCTCCTCACCCGGGTTGAGCAGGTTGTGCTCCTCGCACTCCACCGCGTCGCGGCGCAGCTCGGTCCAGGACGTCACCGACCACACGTCGGCGGCCACGCCCCAGTCCTCGGCGAGCAACTGCTGCGCCTTGAGCGCCCACTGCATGCCGGTGCCGGAGGCGAGGACGTTCGCCTTCGGCGCGTCGCCGTCGACCTGCGGCGCCGGGGAGTAGCGGTAGATGCCCTTGAGGATGCCCTCGGCGTCCACGCCCTCCGGCTCGGCCGGCTGGAAGATCGGCTCGTTGTAGACGGTGAGGTAGTAGAAGACGTTCTCCTGCGCCTCGCCGTACATCCGGTGCAGGCCGTTCTCCAGGATGTGCGCCAGCTCGAAGGCGAACGCCGCGTCGTACGCGACCACCGCCGGGTTGGTGGCGGCGAGCAGCAGCGAATGGCCGTCCTCGTGCTGGAGGCCCTCGCCGTTGAGCGTGGTCCGGCCGGCGGTCGCGCCGAGCACGAAGCCCCGGGCCATCTGGTCGGCCGCCGCCCAGAACCCGTCGCCGGTGCGCTGGAAGCCGAACATCGAGTAGAAGATGTACATCGGGATCATCGGCTCGCCGTGCGTGGCGTACGACGAGCCGGCGGCGGTAAACGAGGCGACCGAGCCGGCCTCGTTGATCCCCTCGTGCAGGATCTGCCCGGTCGTCGACTCCTTGTACGACAGGAACAGCTCCCGGTCGACCGAGGTGTAGCGCTGGCCGTGCGGCGAGTAGATCTTCTGGGTCGGGAAGAGCGAGTCCATGCCGAAGGTGCGGGCCTCGTCCGGGATGATCGGCACCCAGCGCTTGCCGAACTCCTTGTCCTTCATGACGTCCTTGAGCAGGCGGACGAAGGCCATCGTGGTGGCCACCTTCTGCTTGCCCGACCCGCGCTTGACGTCGGCGAACCGCTCGCTGCCCGGGATGGCCAGCGTCTTGGGCGCGGTGGTGCGCGACGGGAGGAAGCCGCCGAGCTGGCGACGCCGCTCCCGCAGGTATTCCATCTCGTCCGACTTCTCGTCCGGCGTGTAGTACGGCGGGAGGTAGGGGTTCTCCTCCAGCTGCTTGTCCGGGATGTCGAGGTAGAGCCGGTCGCGGAACAGCTTCAGGTCGTCGAGCGTCAGCTTCTTCATCTGGTGCGTGGCGTTGCGGCCCTCGAAGTGCGAGCCCAGCGTCCAGCCCTTGATGGTCTTGGCGAGGATGACGGTCGGCTGGCCGGTGTGCTCCATCGCCGCCTTGTAGGCCGCGTAGAGCTTGCGGTAGTCGTGACCACCCCGCTTGAGGTTCCAGATCTCGTCGTCGGAGAGGTGCTCGACCATCTTGCGGGTCCGCGGGTCGCGGCCGAAGAAGTGCTCCCGGACGTACGCCCCGGACTCCGCCTTGTAGGTCTGGTAGTCACCGTCGGGCGTGGTGTTCATCAGGTTGACGAGCGCGCCGTCGGTGTCCGCGGCGAGCAGCGGGTCCCACTCGCGGCCCCAGACCACCTTGATGACGTTCCAGCCGGCGCCGCGGAAGAACGCCTCCAGCTCCTGCATGACCTTGCCGTTGCCGCGGACCGGCCCGTCCAGCCGCTGGAGGTTGCAGTTGATCACGAAGGTGAGGTTGTCCAGCTCCTCGCGCGCGGCCACGCCGATCGCGCCGAGC is a window from the Micromonospora sp. DSM 45708 genome containing:
- a CDS encoding SRPBCC domain-containing protein — translated: MILVERSAHVAAPVEVVWDVVQRAEQLPAWLAGVRAAEVLSGEGFGRRQLVQAGRGAAHEAEVIAYQEPTLIGWRERAKGAGARAEARTEIYVQLTEDDEAGGTVVRLIVVRWPAGPVKAALLRLGLRRVGADLEDSLARLTDLAAVG
- a CDS encoding NADP-dependent oxidoreductase codes for the protein MAIDEYGPADRLTARELPTPPVGPDTVLVRVRAAGVNPVDGKIRAGHLAGAFPTHFPLVPGWDAAGVVEAVGPAVSGFGVGDEVIGYVRRDDVQHGTYAELVPAPERCLADKPVRASWPEAAGLPLAGLTAYQALQLARTGAGDTVLVHGAAGGVGHLAVQVARALGADRVVGTASEANHDFVRSLGAEPVSYGDGLPDRVRAVAPDGVDVVLDLFGGDALDASAELIGRPGRLVSTADPEHVTRLGGAYVFVKPSTVDLGVLAGLVDAGRLTVHVARTFPLTDAAEAQRLVEAGHVRGKVVLTL
- the aceE gene encoding pyruvate dehydrogenase (acetyl-transferring), homodimeric type, coding for MATERKRPVITAGLPSQLPDIDPEETSEWVESLDGVIDERGTKRARYVMLRLLERARERQVGVPSLTTTDYINTIPPEREPWFPGDEHIERRLRAYIRWNAAMLVHRAQRPEIGVGGHISTFASSASLYEVGFNHFFRGKEHPGGGDQIYYQGHASPGMYARAFLEGRLSADQLDGFRQELSHRAGSLPSYPHPRLMPDFWEFPTVSMGLGPLNAIYQARFNRYLQHRGIKDTSQQHVWAFLGDGEMDEVESLGAIGVAAREELDNLTFVINCNLQRLDGPVRGNGKVMQELEAFFRGAGWNVIKVVWGREWDPLLAADTDGALVNLMNTTPDGDYQTYKAESGAYVREHFFGRDPRTRKMVEHLSDDEIWNLKRGGHDYRKLYAAYKAAMEHTGQPTVILAKTIKGWTLGSHFEGRNATHQMKKLTLDDLKLFRDRLYLDIPDKQLEENPYLPPYYTPDEKSDEMEYLRERRRQLGGFLPSRTTAPKTLAIPGSERFADVKRGSGKQKVATTMAFVRLLKDVMKDKEFGKRWVPIIPDEARTFGMDSLFPTQKIYSPHGQRYTSVDRELFLSYKESTTGQILHEGINEAGSVASFTAAGSSYATHGEPMIPMYIFYSMFGFQRTGDGFWAAADQMARGFVLGATAGRTTLNGEGLQHEDGHSLLLAATNPAVVAYDAAFAFELAHILENGLHRMYGEAQENVFYYLTVYNEPIFQPAEPEGVDAEGILKGIYRYSPAPQVDGDAPKANVLASGTGMQWALKAQQLLAEDWGVAADVWSVTSWTELRRDAVECEEHNLLNPGEEQRVPYIQRKLADADGPKVAVSDWMRAVPDLIARWVPGDYTSLGTDGFGMSDTRHALRRHFHVDAESIAVATLRQLALRGAVPAHVPADAARKYALDDVTAAPVGETGGDS
- a CDS encoding GH1 family beta-glucosidase; this encodes MPDFPAGFRWGVSTSAYQIEGATTVDGRGPSIWDTFAHDPGRIVDGSTGDEACDHYHRHAEDTALLAGLGVSAYRFSIAWPRVQPTGAGPAHAAGLDFYDRLVDGLLAAGVDPVATLFHWDLPQALEDAGGWLNRDTAARFAEYADLTAARLGDRVKLWITLNEPFIHMSLGHGIGTHAPGRMLLFDVFPVAHHQLLGHGLAVAALRARTASPVAIANNYSPVRQVGDTDADRAAAQAYDALHNRLFTDPLLGRGYPDAPGLDPAVVHDGDLDVLAAPIDVLGVNYYNPTGIRAPEEGSPLPFEMVPLDGYPRTAFDWPVAPDGLRELLLQLHDRYGDALPPVQVTESGCAYDDAPDAQGRVHDPERIAYLDGHVRAVHEAIAAGVPVTGYFVWSLLDNWEWAEGFTKRFGLVHVDYPTQRRTPKSSYAWFRDLARR
- the gltX gene encoding glutamate--tRNA ligase; the encoded protein is MFHVGGARSALQNWIFAKQQGGVFVLRVEDTDAARNRPEWTEGILSALDWIGITRGSYEGPYFQSSYAGEHRAAAQRLHEGGRAYYCDCTREDVQARTGPQHRGYDGFCRDRGLSAGEGRALRFRTPDEGETVVVDLIRGEPTFENKLIEDFVIARGDGSPVFLLANVVDDMTMGITHVIRAEEHLPNTPKQQLLWDALGVKPPVWAHVPVVVNEKRQKLSKRRDKVALEAYRDEGYLADAMRNYLMLLGWAPSGDREIVPWSVIEDEFRLDEVNPSPAFFDEKKLRAFNGEYIRALPVEEFVAACQPWLTGTDTIAPPPWQPAEFDPAAFAAVAPLAQTRIAVLSEIVPNVDFLFLADPLIDEAAWAKAMKEGAAELLDAAIAAFDTLETWDAEALKATLEAVGAERGLKLGKAQAPVRVAVTGRTVGLPLFESLEVLGRDRTLTRLRAARVRLV
- a CDS encoding MFS transporter, which codes for MTTVNPTPASLPAALAEPTVPVRRSWIALIFAANLGVWMAFFTPIQVLLPQQVERIAPGDKEAMLAVVTGIGALAAVLANPLAGALSDRTSLRLANRHFGRRHVWTATGAVVGALALVLLARQDSIAGVAVAWVAAQVCFNAMLASLTAAIPDRVPVAQRGGVSGWVGIPQALGLVLGAVLVTAVVTGNAAGYAAIALAVLLLSLPFALLTQDDPLPREHRPPLRARALLASMWISPRRHPDFAWAWFTRFLVQLGNALGTLYLLYFLTDGVRVADPEGSLLVLILLYTVGMMLTAVVAGRLSDRSGRRKVFVIVSGLIMAVAATLLAVAPVWSMAIVAALLLGAGYGVYLAVDAALITQVLPAATDRAKDLGVINIANSAPQVLGPALSAPIVVHLGGYPALYAVTAAVTLLGSALVVKIRAVP
- a CDS encoding PucR family transcriptional regulator, which produces MDPLVRPCQAGAVSEPGGTETSATLRRIERAAGSLATASVARMDESLLWFRELPADQRSWVMLVAQAGVRSLVQWLRQGGGATDRTQEVSDEVFAAAPQALARSISLQQTVALIKVTIEVVEEQVSDLAVPGEEQSLREAVLRFSREIAFAAARVYARAAETRGSWDARLQALLVDALLRGDSPDVLASRAAALGWSDAPPVAVAVGRSPGGEVSAVLHTVYRQARRIGVEVIGGVHGDRLVIVLGGAADPLAATGQLRTAFGDGPVVVGPAVPSLDEATESARAALAGFRAAPAWPTAPCPVAAGELLPERALAGDAEARRRLRHDVYAALARAGGGELLETLDAFFAAGGTLESAARALFVHPNTVRYRLKRIAEVTGFSPLAPRDAFALQVAVTVGRLDPVVPAVAPVPNQTASPGGRKATQSGDDRRRSL
- a CDS encoding copper resistance CopC family protein — encoded protein: MGGRTARTTRTWLAVLGLAAGVSLLLPAAPAAAHNSLTGSDPANGARVATAPKRIELRFLATPKEATTKVTVTGPDNVAAAGGPPTFSGKRVSVPFEPAAAGLYIVAYQLASDDGHPIKGEIRFTLTTGTPAETPSTPTSTAPTTATPPTSAAPSPASPTPAAAAADDDGGTGWLWAAGAVVVLAALGGGLLLRRRAARG